The genomic DNA GGTCGTCTTCCTGTCCAGCGAGGGGATCTTCGGGATTCCCCTCGGAGTCTCCGCCACCTACGCCTTCCTGTTCATCGTCTTCGGCGGCTTCCTCATGCGCCTCGGGCTGATGTCTTTCTTCGCCGACCTGGCGCTGGCGCTGGCCGGGGCCACCTCCGGCGGGCCCGCCAAGGTCGCCATCGTCTGCAGCGCCCTCTTCGGGACCATCAGCGGCAGCGGCATCGCCAACGCCATCACGACGGGGAGCTTCACGGTCCCGCTCATGGTGCGCGCGGGCTACCGGCCCCACTTCGCGGCCGGCGTCGAGTCCGCGGCGTCCATGGGCGGCAACATCATGCCTCCCGTCATGGGGGCCGCCGCCTTCATCATGGCGGACTTCCTCGGCGTGCCCTATCAGCAGGTGGCGGTGGCCGCCATCATCCCCGCCGTCCTCTACTTCTTCGGGGCCGGGGCGATCGTGCACTTCGAGGCGCTCAAGCGGGGGATCCCCCGCATTCCCCGCGCCGAGCTGCCCCCCCTCGGCCGCGTGCTCCGCGAGCGGGCCTACCTGGCCATCCCCGTCGCGGGGCTGATCTACTTTCTCATGAGCGGGCGGAGCGCCATCTTCGCCGGCTTCTGGGCCACGGTGCTGACCATCCCCGTGAGCTACCTGCGCCGGGAGACCCGGATCACGCCGCGGAAGATCGTGGAGGCGCTGGAGTGGGCGGCCCTGACGGCGTTGCCCGTGATCACGGCGTGCGCCGTCGTGGGCATCATCCTCGGACTCGTCGCGCAGACGGGCGTGGGCGTGAAGATGGCCAGCGCGATCCTGGCCCTCGCCTATGGCAACATGTTCGTCACGCTGGTCCTGGCCATGCTCGCCTCGCTGCTCCTGGGGACGGGCCTGCCCACGACCCCGACCTACATCATCACGGCGGCGCTCACGGCGCCCGCCCTGGTGAAGTTCGGGCTGCCGCCGCTGGCGGCGCACTTCTTCGTCTTCTACTACGGGATCCTTGCCGACATCACGCCTCCCACGGCCATCGCCCCGTACGCGCTCTCGGCCATCGCCCGGTCGGACCCGAACCGGACGTGCTGGGCCGCGTGCCTGGTGGCCCTGTCCGGCTTCATCGTTCCGTTCATCTTCGCCTACGAGCCCGCCATGCTCGACCCGCTCATGGCATGGCCCGGGACCAGCGCGTACCGGGTCGTCGGCGTGGCGCTCTCGGCGGTGCTCGGCGTGCTCATGCTGAGCGCCGCCCTCATCGGCTGGCTGCGCAGACGCGCCACCATGCTGGAGCGGCTGCTGCTCCTCGCAGGAGCCGTCGCGCTCATCACGCCCGGGCTCGCGACCGATGTCGCGGGCCTGTCGATGCTCGCCCTGGTGCTGGCGCTGCAGGCCTGGCGCGGGCGCGCCCGCCCCTGAGCGCTCCGGCTTCAGGCCCCTGTCAGCGACGCTGCCGCGGCCTCACGTGACCATCCGGCCGCCGTCCACGTAGATGATCTGTCCCGTCAGGTAATCGGCCGCCGGAGAGGCGAGGAAGAGGGCGACCCCCGCGACGTCGGCCGGGGTGCCCATCCGGCCCATGGGGATCCGGGCCAGGATGGTCTGCCGCTGCTCCGGGATGGCCAGGACATCGGCGTTCAGGTCCGTGGGGACGGCGCCCGGCGCGATGGTGTTGACCAGGACGCCCTGGGCGGCCCACTCGAGGGCGAGCATGCGGCTGAACTGCCAGATCGCAGCCTTCGTCGCTCCATACACGGTACTCTTCCAGGCGCCCGCGGCCGCCGAGGTCGAGGAGATGTTGATGATGCGGCCGCTCCTGGCGGCGACCATCGCCTCGCCGAGGGCCTGACAGCACAGGATGACCCCCTTGACGTTGATGCCGAGCATGGCGTCGCACTCCTCCTCGGTCAGCTCGAGGAGCGCTTTCCTGGCCAGGACCCCTGCGCTGTTCACCAGGACGTCGATGCGACCCGCCTCGCCCAGGCAGGCGTCCCGGAAGGCGCGGACCGAGCCCCGGTCGGTGACATCCAGAGGCTGGAAGCGCACGGCCCCGCCGCCCGACCGAAGGCGCTGCGCCAGCGCCTCGCCCGCCTTGGCGTCCCGCGACCCCATCCACACCGTGGCCCCGGCGCCCGCGAACGCCTCGACGATGCCCCGGCCGATGCCGCGCGTGCCCCCCGTCACCGCCACCACTGTCCCGCGCATGTCCCACGTCACGCTCGCCATGTCGTCTGTCACCCCGCCTTTCGCCTGGACGGCTGCCCACCTGTCATGACCCTGTCCCGCGTCCCGCCCCGCCCGGGCCCAGCCGAGCCTCTCCCGCGACGTGACGGCATCCGCCGCTCGGTACCAGGGCGGGCGCCACCGGCGCCACGGGACAGGCGCCAAGCCGGCGAACATATTGGCATGCACGTCCATGCGAAGGGAAGCGGGAGATGGGGGGCAAGTTTTCTCTTGATCGGCGGCGAGGATAAGTTCATCCTTCGGGGTGCTGTTGACCGTTTAGTCAGTTTGAACGCCGGGTCGAATCCCATGGTGAGATGGACCGACGAGTCCGCCGAAAAGAAACAGCGCCACGAGCTCCGGCGGGAGACCATCCTGCAGGCGGCGGCCCACTGCTTCAACAGGAAGGGCTACCGCGGGACGACCATCGGGGCCATCGCCCAGGAGCTCGGGGTCAGCAAGGCCGCCCTGTACTACTACGTGGAGAGCAAGGAAGAGGTGCTCTTCCTGTGTCACCAGGCCTCCATGGATCTCGGGATGGAGGGCCTGCGGCGGGCGGAGGCGCTGGGGGGGACGGCTGGCGAGAGACTTCGCGCGGCGCTGGGATACTTCATCGAGCAGATGGCGGAGAACCTGAAGGGGTGCTTCGTGATGCTCGAGGGGGGCATGCTGAGCCCGCGGCTCCACCGTCAGGTCGTCAGGCGACGGGACGAATACGAGCATCGGCTCCGCGATCTCGTCGCCGAGGGAGTCGCCTCCGGGGCGTTCGTGCCGTGCAATCCGAAACTGGTCGTGTTCGCGATCCTCGGAGCCGTGAACTGGGTGCAGAAGTGGTACTCGCCTGACGGCGAGGTGGCGGCGAAGGACATCGCCGAGACGTTCGCGGCCTTTCTGACGCGTGGCCTCGAGCGGCGAGGCGTGGAGGTCCCCCTCGACACGGGCGGCGAGGCGAGGGTGCCCATCACCGCTGCCGAGGGGTTCCGCATGAGGACTCGGGCCAACGGAGGGAACCATGTTTGACAAGGGCTTTCTCGAGCAGTTGCGGCAACGGCAGGCAGCCTGGACCGCCGCCCATCAGGGATCCTTCGAGACGGAAGTCAAGAAGGA from Candidatus Rokuibacteriota bacterium includes the following:
- a CDS encoding TetR/AcrR family transcriptional regulator; translation: MVRWTDESAEKKQRHELRRETILQAAAHCFNRKGYRGTTIGAIAQELGVSKAALYYYVESKEEVLFLCHQASMDLGMEGLRRAEALGGTAGERLRAALGYFIEQMAENLKGCFVMLEGGMLSPRLHRQVVRRRDEYEHRLRDLVAEGVASGAFVPCNPKLVVFAILGAVNWVQKWYSPDGEVAAKDIAETFAAFLTRGLERRGVEVPLDTGGEARVPITAAEGFRMRTRANGGNHV
- a CDS encoding TRAP transporter permease — protein: MAFSLYQLYTAAFGAFEQSIQRSVHLAFGLALLGLTYPLRRRGAGTAGAPPLADWVFALLGALSSLYLVLQYERLTTRISMVTPLETLDLAAGVILTVVVLEACRRTVSLGLALVAVGFIVYGFVGWLIPGRFGHPGFLFDQLVEVVFLSSEGIFGIPLGVSATYAFLFIVFGGFLMRLGLMSFFADLALALAGATSGGPAKVAIVCSALFGTISGSGIANAITTGSFTVPLMVRAGYRPHFAAGVESAASMGGNIMPPVMGAAAFIMADFLGVPYQQVAVAAIIPAVLYFFGAGAIVHFEALKRGIPRIPRAELPPLGRVLRERAYLAIPVAGLIYFLMSGRSAIFAGFWATVLTIPVSYLRRETRITPRKIVEALEWAALTALPVITACAVVGIILGLVAQTGVGVKMASAILALAYGNMFVTLVLAMLASLLLGTGLPTTPTYIITAALTAPALVKFGLPPLAAHFFVFYYGILADITPPTAIAPYALSAIARSDPNRTCWAACLVALSGFIVPFIFAYEPAMLDPLMAWPGTSAYRVVGVALSAVLGVLMLSAALIGWLRRRATMLERLLLLAGAVALITPGLATDVAGLSMLALVLALQAWRGRARP
- a CDS encoding SDR family oxidoreductase, which translates into the protein MTDDMASVTWDMRGTVVAVTGGTRGIGRGIVEAFAGAGATVWMGSRDAKAGEALAQRLRSGGGAVRFQPLDVTDRGSVRAFRDACLGEAGRIDVLVNSAGVLARKALLELTEEECDAMLGINVKGVILCCQALGEAMVAARSGRIINISSTSAAAGAWKSTVYGATKAAIWQFSRMLALEWAAQGVLVNTIAPGAVPTDLNADVLAIPEQRQTILARIPMGRMGTPADVAGVALFLASPAADYLTGQIIYVDGGRMVT